One Antennarius striatus isolate MH-2024 chromosome 9, ASM4005453v1, whole genome shotgun sequence genomic window, ATGGAAGAAGGAATTTCATAAATAGTACaataattatttacatttgtataatactgtatattgtgtgCAGTACTGACCATAATCCACTGTGGGGAAAAAGCAAGCATGTTCTAAGCGATTATCTGTGATTCTCTGATCCTTTTGTCTTTGGAACGTGTTTTGGATTTTATGACATGGCCctaaagaaaatgaacaatgtGTAAGTTTTTTCACAGGGACTTAAAACTACATTGATCTCTGGTCGTGGTGTAATGACTTACTTTCTGCACACTGGCACACGTCCTGTGAGCACAGTTTGGAGATCATTCTGCTTCTTTGGGGAGCAGAGTAGAACACGGTGCATTTAATGTCTGCAAGGAAAGCAAAAACATTGAACGAATTCCTTATAGATTAAACAAACATGATagttttattataaaaaaatgataaaaacttACTTGGTTCGTAATAATCGTAGAACACAGCTGGAGCGGGCTGCAGAAGGCCAATTGGTACTTTTTGCACTGCACTGAAGCTAATGCATTCTTTTGATTTAAAGAGCTAAAGtgagacaaaaaatattaaagcccTGGACATATGACATTTTAATATATGCCAACAGGGTTCAGCCTGACCTCATTGAAATAAAGCAGCACTCTTCCATATGAGACTTCATAATGGGTAATGTATTGTTCAGGTTCTGCTTTCAGCTGGTAGGATAGAAcagtagaagaaaaaaagacttgtAAGACCATTTGTCTATTGTTGCTTAGACAAGTAAATGTAGTTTTGTTTAAATGGACACAGTATTATACAACTTATTGTTcaatcacatttcaaaaacataagTGTAAAGTGCAATAATTCTGCTAATAGGTACAATTTCAGTTAGTTCAGTTTAGTTAGACTGCTGTACTGCTTTGGCCTACTGCTTCTTGAAATTAGATTAGGATCTCTTGCTGGTGTTCACAACTACCACTTCTGTGGAGCACTAATTTTGAGCTCAGTTTCTTGACGAAGTGCGAGCTCTAAACTCAAACAGGTGAAGAAAAGTCTTCTACTTGACCCTGTACTCAGGCATGTGGCTTTTTTTTGCATGAGATGTACCGCCATAAAGTATGTCCCCGTATGTCTGAGGAGTTTGGGGGGCCTCCGTGTGATATTTGGGGACTTAGTCTAGTTGTTACCACAAACACAGgttttatatcaaccacctgCAGCTGTTAGCTGTCTCCCTAAATTTGATAACCGCTCCCTAATTACGGTGGCTCCCAAGTGACCAGCATCTGTACGTAGAGCTGTTGCGGCTCCATGCCTACATGTTAAATGGATATAAGTGGTGGACATTCAATGGTGTCAGGAACACAATGTGCTCCTATTTCAGTGCTAAATTGTGGATGTCATTCTTTGAAGAGTCCTGGACATGGTTTCTTTATGTCCACAATTAAGGTTTTTTTTGGCTGCATTATCAGCCTGTCAAATTGACTTTGATGTAGTGACCACATGTAATCATTCTCTCATCTTGCACTTGTTGGTTGGCTGGCTGAGTCCAAGAAATCTACATTGACGGAATGAACAGAGGTCCCCCCGTATGAAGACGTAAGGGCACAAGTGTCATACCTCGTACCTCTCCTTCAGTGAGCAGAAGTTATAGTCATTACATTTCGTTTTGATCTGTACAAGTTTGTACTTTGTTTTTGATGACATGAACTGCCCAAGATAGATTGTCCCATTTCATCCCGAGGATGACCGCATTGAATAGGAGGCTGAGAAAGTCTCACCATGTCTAGGTCTTGAGTTGAAGCCTCAAATCCGCTGAGAAGTGTGATGTCAGCAATGGCCATTCCTGTGAGATTTCTGCGCATGCTTTGGATACACACGGGAAACAATTACAAACATAGGGTGTGAAAGACACAGAAtcagatttgaatatttttttgcaaagcTCATTTTCTAATGAACAAATTCTGTGACATGACTCTCCTTAACTAACCTAACGCAGACTCTGTAGGTGACAGTCTCTTCTGAATTGATGTTAATAGTATCTCTTCTGTTTCGGGAGTGAGCATCAATTGACTCAATCTCTGAGTGCGGTACTTGTGTATCTGCATCGTTGTTGTCACTGTATACATCATAGTCCTCATAATTTTCAACGATAGCCTCTAGGGAGACAGAGGTTAATGCAACTATTCAGCTTTTATCAGCATTCCATTTGGTGTTGTGATTTGGTTGTGACAGAAGCTCACCAGTATACTTAACTTTCCCCTCCACTGTTACACTGATAGCCACTTCATTGCAATCATCCCTTGGTTCCAGCAAATGGTAAGCTCTTAAAATCTGTCAGATGAATTGATGATTTAGTGCCAATCAGGACCTTGCCTTGGCATTCTTGCAGATATGAATCAAACTCACTTTTAACTTGATATTGCCATTTCCTGTCAATTTAACATGAATGTTGTTCCCAATAAATTTCTGGGACAAAAGATAAAAGAAGTAGTTTAAGAATGAGAATACACATTTATCTGATCATTTATGTATTAAGGTAATACTACACCATCATACCTTAAGATCTTTTTCCACcttgtctttccttttttcaagTGCAATTTTTATAATATCACTCTTTCCTGCGACCGTGAACTCTGCTATTAGATTTGCTTCAGGATGGACCGATCTCTTTAGCTCATACTCTGCAAGGGCTTCCAATGCATTGAAGGTATCCTGGACAAagtgaacaaataaaataaaacaattgcaTGTCTAATTGAAAGATCTCTGCTCTGGACTGTACTATATGGTGAAGAAATAAGCAGAAGATGACAGGGCATCAACGTGTCCAAAAGTGGGGTAATTTGGATTCAATCAGTTCTCAGTCAAACACTCAACTCACTTGTGTTGATCTGAATCCTCCCAAATAGTTTTCTTGGGATGTTAACCAGCAAGCAGTTTTGTCTGCCCACATGGTATGCTGAAGTTCCACAGCAGTTAGGAGAGCATAGGCTGTAGCTCCTACTGTAATGGCATCTGAATTCTGTGGGTTGGCATCAGCTGTCCACAGATAACAGCTATTTTTccctgataaataaaaaaaggctaGTAGTAAAAAGTCATATATCCTGTATAAACGTTTAgccaaatatgaaatgaaatgctttATCCATATCTGAACCATTCTGTTTGTTTGGACATGCCTTCAGTTGCCAGTGCTTGAAGTTTTAACCAGATGGAAGAATGATCTGTTCCATTTGGCAGGCAGACTGTGAGGCAGTAGGCTGTAATGGCAACAGCATAGGGATGCTGAAGCTTCTCAAAGTGTGACAGAAGATAAGATGTTGATCTCAAAATGCTTGTTTCCTggtaaaacacaataaaacattgttGATGAAATTTTGCTCATGCATTTGGCTCTGTGAATTCATTTTAGTGTACTAAATTGCGCTGAATTAGAAAATCCGTGTAGTCCttaacatatgaacacaattggtcaCAAGAATTTCTTCGTAAGTTGAGTTGTgcttaagtcattatttattaaattttaatctataaatgcaaggtcatttaaatgccacaACTACTCTATGTATGGAAGTACTATTCCCAAGGATTttccagaaacaattacaaaacataaaaaaaacacataataaattgAAATACAGGTACATGTTGTTTCCAGTTGTCATTCTCGATTATACGctggtttaaaaacaaaaaacaaacaaaataaaaacacataaaaataaaaatcaggtttacgtcatttcactcaaatttatttctgtcccccacaaatactggaatcataaaatcactggAAAACCACTAAAAGCCTAGAATATCATGTTTCTggacaataaatcagaatttaaatataatatcatattatttgCTCATAGCAACCCCCGTTACCCACGATGTGGAACAAGTGACTGAAGACGAGATAGCTACATATAAGACTTTACATCTGTCCGCCATATATATTGGACTCCTAAAATTACtgcaaaactgttaaaagctcATACCGTAATATATTTTCACTGTActataaataagaataaaaacataataatcATGTTAAAAATTCTATGTATAATGTCATGGTGGTCTATGCATACTGTCAGAtggttttctgttgttactttgttagTCAAGCGTCTCCCCGAAtagtgattttctgttgttactttgtgTTTAATAAACTGTTTGCTCTTGTACTCTGCATCCGAGGTCTTGGCCTTGCTTTTGCCTCTTGGCTCATAACATAtacattttaattcagattattttacttcaatttttttctttataatttaatccttgaagtgaagaaaaagaaaaaaaacttcaaggAATGATACTGCAGCATGTAGCATGTTACCTTTAGAGCacaggaacaggaggaggagggagttattgttggtcagaggcagagttgtcatatGAAATATTGTCACTGCTACTAACATTTTTACTAGACTTtgttttatcatccatgattAACAGCAAAGTATCCAAGGGAGAAGCCTGACGCTCTAAagtgctcacagagacaacaacaaacaacaagagggtGAGACGAGTGATGGAGATGTGCAAATGCAGCAGCACGTGTTTGTCAGTATTTTGGAATGTTCGTGAGCTGAATGTTCATATATTGAAGACTACCTGTACAAAAACAAGTTGACAACGTCACTTGAAGCTCTTTGCAATTTAGGCTTAATATTACAGTCACCATGCTAAAGTGCTCACCATGCTCACAATCTGACCTTCTAGTGGCATAGGAGAATCAAAACAAAGCAAGAATAATCACCACAGTTCATCTGGGATAAATATGTTAAATCAAAAGACAGTCAATTTcctacaaaatatttttcttgtcaGATGTTAACGGCAGGACTGAGCGATAACAAAAGTGTTGTCAGTGTTATGACCAAGGGTAACAAGTGTTTTTATCTCACCGTGTTAGTTTTCCCTTCATTTGTCAGGAACCGAAGAGAACGTTGGAGCGCAAGAGTTATGAAAGCTGTCATGGATGCTTTTTGGTCTTTGTTGTTCTGTATTTAACACACAGAagcaatatttacattttatccaTATCCTTGAGTTTGTTGACGGATCTAATTCTATTCAGATAAGTATATATGCTTTAAAATGTATGCAACAGACATTACCATAACTCCTCTGTGTAGTACTGGATGTGGATCACCAAATGACCCATCAGGTTCCTGTACTAAAAGCAAGTAACGGACTGGGTGCCTGATGTCCTCTATCGGTACAAATCTAGCTTTCCTGCCCTGTTGTTCCACAGACACTGTCTGACGCTCCGCTGCTAGTGATAGCACTTTCACTACAAAGGCAGTCATCCTGAGagcaagaaagacaaaaaggtGATTTATAATGCCAGATACTGGGGTAACATCCTGACAACATAAGCAAATACTCACCAATTGCTATATGGTGAGGGCATCAGTGTACCATAGGCTccatttggttttcttttacCTGTAATATGAATAAAACCTGGCAAAAAAGGTCTCTTTGTTAGAATTAGTCCATTAAATTCATCAAAGGACTGTACTTCAGAAAGAGCAactaaaatacaacaaatactgtatacactTCATCTGTGAAGAACATATCATTTTAATAACGCAAATATCTGGCTATGCAAGCAAGATCGCAAGTGAAAAAAGTcttgaaaaatgtcaaatccagtctaaaataaagtaaaatacatgttgaaaagtgcagaaaaaaattgcaatgcattaatatttaatgaggtaagaagaaaagattttatttcagAGTTATTGTTTGGCTCAAACCTTTTTTAATTCACTCCACATCTGTACCTCATGTTACAGAAAAAACTTGATTTTGTACAtttgaaacagatttttaaaaaatcagtcaCACAATTATATGCTTGACATGAGTCTTACCGTCCTCAAGTTTATCAAGCGCCTCATCCCTGGCACCAACAGGCAGATCAAACCACTGGTTACTCAGGTCAAGGTAGCGGATGGCTGAAGCTGTAGGGGCCAGTTTTGACATTGTTTGTTCCAAACATCCAGTAGGCAGGACGATCATGCTGGAAACCTTCTGCGGAGACAAAAGGCTCTTTGCAAGTGAAATGCCAAATCCATCCCCTATAAAATGAGAAATGCAGAAACAGGTAAGGCACTTCATTCTAATGTGTGAATTACTGTATATCTCCATGTCTCACAGCACAAATGGTACCTTCAGCTGAGATGAAAATATTGGAGTTGGATTCTGGGACTGCGTCAACTGGTAGAGAGCCGTCAATGGTGAAAGTATTTGTGCTCCTGCCTAGTGAGACAGAAAGATAAAAGTTACTCGAAGCAAATGTAAATACAAAGTAttttcaagaataaaaataaaaactatcaaGCAAATACAATTAAGTCATATTGAAACAACTCACCATCTAATTTAAATGTGTGGGTTTCTTCCATTCTCGTTTCTATTCCCTCTGTctaaaacatgagaaaaatgagAGCCGAGTTATGATATGTCCCCCTCCCTTACAAATCAAAATAtgtgaacatttttcaaagatgcTTTCAACTAGATTAGATAAATACTCCTTTAACTgagtttattacatttttgagttGCCATCATTTTATGGACATGATCTATGGTGACAATGCACTACTGATGTTTGATAAACACAAGTAACAAAAGGAATGATAATAAAGATTGTGTTAATAGAGAGATAATAAAGTAGTAGTCTTACAATGATCGCCattatgataaataaattattattataaataaatcataattgTAAGAAGAGAACTGCTTCCATAGATCACAATTATTATCTATTCACAATAACAattagtttgtaaaaaaaattaaaaggctATTGTTACCAGTAAGTTatcaattcaaaaaacaaaacagtgaaatgAAAGAATTCATCAATtatgataaatattttacaaaggCAAGCAGAATCTAATATGATTTTTGAGCTCTATATGTAAGGTCCAAATTAATTTCATCAAGCAGGCCAATGTCTGAAAGAACATTTACTTACCCACACTTTTAACAACTTCTGAATGGCATCTattccaaatttattttttatatcataAAGACGGATTGTAATGGGGATTGATCCAGTTACCATGGGTACAGCTGAGAAGGAGACAAACTGGGAAGACTGTGGCTCTATAGTTATATTCACAAAAGCTTTAGTGGTGGCTGAGCCAGGGGAGCAGAGCCCCTTAGTTTGCTCCATATGAACTGCCACCTATAAAAATGGGGGAGATCACAGAGAATGAGAACATCAACAAGTCTAATCTGTGATGTAGTTAGTGATGTAGTTTGAAGTGCAAGTTTAAATAGGTTATATTTACCTGTAGCTCTTTATGGCCATAGTTGTAGATAACGGGTGAAATAGATATCTGCTCATATTTCCTCACTGAGTAAGGCAATCTCAATGACACAAAGTGATTCTTAAATGCTCTGAGGTCAGTTGGCTCAACAACGCAGAAACCTGAATAAATAACAGCATAAACTAATTGTTTCAATAAGAAGTTTTTCAGTCCAATATGCATCTGTGCGGTTGAGACTGTCATTACCAGTGTCTGCAGACAAGGTGATCACCTGTATCTCCCAAGTAGTGATGGAATCGGGTAAGGCCAAATAATACCTaggtgttttaaataaaataaattcactggTTGTGTGACAAAGGTTTTAGCTGCTCTTGCTTTATACTGTAGATTTATGCTGGTGTATTGAACTGGATTCACAGAAATTCTCGCATTTACACTAGAAGAAACATTAGAAGAAACAAAGAGCAACAAAGCCAAAGGATATAAATGAAAGTAGGGATATGAGGGTTGTAAAATTCAGGCAGAAAAACGTTACCCATTTGTTGTTGAGTCTCTTACCTTCCTTTTCTGTTTATATCAAATTCTGTGAAGGCAAAACTTGGGGGGAAAAATCTGCGAATGTACTGAGCAGCTGTGTCCAAGAAGAATTCATCAATATCAGCTGTATTTGCTTCAAACAAGTAAGAGATTGAAGTTTAGTCACTCAACCCACAAATAATGTCACAGCTATTCAAATGCTGTAGAAGTCAGTCTATAAAGAATTTAATGTTCTCAAGACAATTTCATCTCACTCCTGCTAAATCCTTTCTCAGCATCCTCTTGAATCTTTTGTCGTCGGAGACGCTCTCCTTTCAGGCAGCATTCTAAAAATGCATCTGTACAAGAAGAATTTCCTTCCAACAGAAAGACTCTTTCTGCTCTTTGAACACATGTTAGCTTCATGGGGATGAGAGAAAatccctgaatgcaacattctctcTGCTTTTCATCATAAAATGTAGATTCTGAAAGCGACATTGAAAGCACAGTTGGGTTACCATAGGTGTACTTtacatgatgtcagatcagagTTGAAATGTCAGACTCATCTTACTTAAAGACGCCATTTCCTGTTGAAGGTCCACAGAGCGT contains:
- the c4b gene encoding complement C4-B isoform X1, with product MRGPTFFTMFLIFTMESESSLDDTFFISSPGVFHVGVNKRVVVQMGKRHLNQPVTLYLEREVGSIVVSKKKTVVCAEEGEIKMVDLKIERDLMPERSNRPDRGPPYLVLVAESPSFSGRKKTRVLVSNRQGNIFIQTDQPIYSPTQIVRYRMFTLDHAFRPNEGEFHISVFNAAGSRIMTTFKTAKGGILQGTFHIPDVSKLGIWKITAHFEDDVENVASRDFKVQKFVLPSFEVNIEMKQNYILLKDEQVGFTISAKYSHGEYVKGAYHCRFGVVEKGTTPRQTTHPVFIRGLELMGSVLNGIAETSLQTSDLILYLQNQTNSQTLSELQRKGSQLYLGVFVTNIQSGEMQEAEVYIPIIAHRYTIDLSRTRSHFLPGYPLDVVTVVRLPDGSPAVGVPVNIQISTLQKKWEGVTDQEGTVFPVFNFPSVNQIAVEVSVDGLQQRKIIQRASSPSNSYLYLNIKNRIHSVGESLTVDYNTLSGNQLGFIYYMVVSRGILIKSGSLKLRTSIRNNLEITSDMVPSFRLIGYFYDQGGNIIADSVWVNVRDECEINVKVERKGSFEPGKQSTLEFDLHGRKARVALLAVDKAFYALHVNNKLTAKQVFSSMQSYDVGCSHSGGSDPGSVLTDAGLSFVSQSQSMSKRSFECESSARHTRSVDLQQEMASLKSTFYDEKQRECCIQGFSLIPMKLTCVQRAERVFLLEGNSSCTDAFLECCLKGERLRRQKIQEDAEKGFSRTNTADIDEFFLDTAAQYIRRFFPPSFAFTEFDINRKGRYYLALPDSITTWEIQVITLSADTGFCVVEPTDLRAFKNHFVSLRLPYSVRKYEQISISPVIYNYGHKELQVAVHMEQTKGLCSPGSATTKAFVNITIEPQSSQFVSFSAVPMVTGSIPITIRLYDIKNKFGIDAIQKLLKVWTEGIETRMEETHTFKLDGRSTNTFTIDGSLPVDAVPESNSNIFISAEGDGFGISLAKSLLSPQKVSSMIVLPTGCLEQTMSKLAPTASAIRYLDLSNQWFDLPVGARDEALDKLEDGFIHITGKRKPNGAYGTLMPSPYSNWMTAFVVKVLSLAAERQTVSVEQQGRKARFVPIEDIRHPVRYLLLVQEPDGSFGDPHPVLHRGVMNNKDQKASMTAFITLALQRSLRFLTNEGKTNTETSILRSTSYLLSHFEKLQHPYAVAITAYCLTVCLPNGTDHSSIWLKLQALATEGKNSCYLWTADANPQNSDAITVGATAYALLTAVELQHTMWADKTACWLTSQENYLGGFRSTQDTFNALEALAEYELKRSVHPEANLIAEFTVAGKSDIIKIALEKRKDKVEKDLKKFIGNNIHVKLTGNGNIKLKILRAYHLLEPRDDCNEVAISVTVEGKVKYTEAIVENYEDYDVYSDNNDADTQVPHSEIESIDAHSRNRRDTININSEETVTYRVCVSMRRNLTGMAIADITLLSGFEASTQDLDMLKAEPEQYITHYEVSYGRVLLYFNELFKSKECISFSAVQKVPIGLLQPAPAVFYDYYEPNIKCTVFYSAPQRSRMISKLCSQDVCQCAERPCHKIQNTFQRQKDQRITDNRLEHACFFPTVDYAYVCEVINIAMKSNFELYNMMVKKVLKSNGDMLVNVNSTRIFAKRRQCKGHLDLRRQYLIMGNDGSTTDSYGMMQYLLESDTWVERKPIDDECKGSAHGIACKGFTDFVETYDTYGCTQ
- the c4b gene encoding complement C4-B isoform X2, which translates into the protein MRGPTFFTMFLIFTMESESSLDDTFFISSPGVFHVGVNKRVVVQMGKRHLNQPVTLYLEREVGSIVVSKKKTVVCAEEGEIKMVDLKIERDLMPERSNRPDRGPPYLVLVAESPSFSGRKKTRVLVSNRQGNIFIQTDQPIYSPTQIVRYRMFTLDHAFRPNEGEFHISVFNAAGSRIMTTFKTAKGGILQGTFHIPDVSKLGIWKITAHFEDDVENVASRDFKVQKFVLPSFEVNIEMKQNYILLKDEQVGFTISAKYSHGEYVKGAYHCRFGVVEKGTTPRQTTHPVFIRGLELMGSVLNGIAETSLQTSDLILYLQNQTNSQTLSELQRKGSQLYLGVFVTNIQSGEMQEAEVYIPIIAHRYTIDLSRTRSHFLPGYPLDVVTVVRLPDGSPAVGVPVNIQISTLQKKWEGVTDQEGTVFPVFNFPSVNQIAVEVSVDGLQQRKIIQRASSPSNSYLYLNIKNRIHSVGESLTVDYNTLSGNQLGFIYYMVVSRGILIKSGSLKLRTSIRNNLEITSDMVPSFRLIGYFYDQGGNIIADSVWVNVRDECEINVKVERKGSFEPGKQSTLEFDLHGRKARVALLAVDKAFYALHVNNKLTAKQVFSSMQSYDVGCSHSGGSDPGSVLTDAGLSFVSQSQSMSKRSFECESSARHTRSVDLQQEMASLKSTFYDEKQRECCIQGFSLIPMKLTCVQRAERVFLLEGNSSCTDAFLECCLKGERLRRQKIQEDAEKGFSRTNTADIDEFFLDTAAQYIRRFFPPSFAFTEFDINRKGRYYLALPDSITTWEIQVITLSADTGFCVVEPTDLRAFKNHFVSLRLPYSVRKYEQISISPVIYNYGHKELQVAVHMEQTKGLCSPGSATTKAFVNITIEPQSSQFVSFSAVPMVTGSIPITIRLYDIKNKFGIDAIQKLLKVWTEGIETRMEETHTFKLDGRSTNTFTIDGSLPVDAVPESNSNIFISAEGDGFGISLAKSLLSPQKVSSMIVLPTGCLEQTMSKLAPTASAIRYLDLSNQWFDLPVGARDEALDKLEDGFIHITGKRKPNGAYGTLMPSPYSNWMTAFVVKVLSLAAERQTVSVEQQGRKARFVPIEDIRHPVRYLLLVQEPDGSFGDPHPVLHRGVMNNKDQKASMTAFITLALQRSLRFLTNEGKTNTETSILRSTSYLLSHFEKLQHPYAVAITAYCLTVCLPNGTDHSSIWLKLQALATEGKNSCYLWTADANPQNSDAITVGATAYALLTAVELQHTMWADKTACWLTSQENYLGGFRSTQDTFNALEALAEYELKRSVHPEANLIAEFTVAGKSDIIKIALEKRKDKVEKDLKKFIGNNIHVKLTGNGNIKLKILRAYHLLEPRDDCNEVAISVTVEGKVKYTGYR